In one Sphingomonas sp. S1-29 genomic region, the following are encoded:
- the queF gene encoding preQ(1) synthase, whose protein sequence is MTPKFLGQTAALPASPEAATLDYVPNPRAGLAYCVRFVSPEFTSLCPVTGQPDFAHLVIDYVPGDTIVESKSLKLFLGSFRNHAAFHEDCTVGIGDRLFREMAPKWLRIGGYWYPRGGIPIDVFWQSGAPPQDVWIPDQEVPGYRGRG, encoded by the coding sequence ATGACCCCCAAATTCCTTGGCCAGACCGCCGCCCTCCCCGCATCGCCCGAAGCAGCGACGCTAGACTATGTTCCCAATCCGCGCGCGGGGCTTGCCTATTGCGTACGCTTCGTATCCCCCGAATTCACCTCGCTCTGCCCGGTGACCGGCCAGCCCGATTTCGCGCATCTGGTGATCGACTATGTCCCAGGCGACACGATCGTCGAATCGAAATCGCTCAAACTGTTCCTCGGCAGCTTCCGCAACCATGCCGCGTTCCACGAGGATTGCACCGTCGGCATCGGCGACCGGCTGTTCCGCGAGATGGCGCCCAAATGGCTGCGGATCGGCGGCTATTGGTATCCGCGCGGCGGCATTCCAATCGACGTCTTCTGGCAATCGGGCGCCCCGCCGCAGGACGTGTGGATTCCCGACCAGGAAGTGCCGGGCTATCGCGGCCGCGGCTGA
- a CDS encoding prephenate dehydratase, translating into MESYAAPARPLVEAMTAAAAADPARAVAFQGAPGANSHVAAREAFPDGLPLPCFDFADAIDAVREARADCAIIPIENSLHGRVADIHFLLPESGLVITGEHFLTIRHTLMGLGTRDEVREAMSHPQALGQCRHWLRAHAIQQKSYPDTAGAAAMVAELGDPRIAALAPAAAAELYGLRILADDIADADHNMTRFVVLARGSKPIVTDGAIMTTLIFEVKNVPAALYKAMGGFATNGVNMTKLESYQRGGSFAATEFYADIEGRPGDANVDRALEELGFHSKWLRVLGSYPQARSRG; encoded by the coding sequence ATGGAAAGCTATGCCGCCCCCGCCCGCCCGCTGGTCGAAGCGATGACCGCCGCCGCCGCCGCCGACCCTGCGCGCGCGGTCGCGTTCCAGGGCGCGCCCGGCGCCAACAGCCATGTCGCAGCGCGCGAGGCATTCCCCGACGGCCTGCCGCTGCCCTGCTTCGACTTCGCCGATGCGATCGACGCGGTGCGCGAGGCGCGCGCCGATTGCGCGATCATCCCGATCGAGAATTCGCTCCACGGCCGCGTCGCCGACATCCATTTCCTGCTGCCCGAATCGGGGCTGGTGATCACCGGCGAGCATTTCCTGACGATCCGCCACACGCTGATGGGGCTGGGGACGCGCGACGAGGTCCGCGAGGCGATGAGCCACCCGCAGGCGCTGGGCCAGTGCCGCCACTGGCTGCGCGCGCACGCTATCCAGCAGAAATCCTACCCCGATACCGCGGGTGCCGCAGCGATGGTCGCCGAACTCGGCGACCCACGCATCGCCGCGCTCGCGCCGGCGGCGGCGGCCGAGCTGTACGGGCTGCGGATCCTTGCCGACGACATCGCCGATGCCGACCACAACATGACCCGCTTCGTCGTGCTGGCGCGCGGATCGAAGCCGATCGTCACCGACGGCGCGATCATGACGACGCTGATCTTCGAGGTGAAGAACGTCCCCGCCGCGCTCTACAAGGCGATGGGCGGGTTCGCGACCAACGGGGTCAACATGACCAAGCTAGAAAGCTACCAGCGCGGCGGCAGCTTCGCCGCGACCGAATTCTATGCCGATATCGAGGGGCGGCCGGGCGACGCCAATGTCGATCGCGCGCTCGAGGAGCTCGGCTTCCATTCGAAATGGCTACGCGTGCTGGGGTCGTATCCGCAGGCGCGGTCGCGGGGGTAG
- a CDS encoding LOG family protein — MNDTRVPSRMFRRADEDAQTARTGSHTPQTEHPAYQLAFQDLDFLLREDLRPIRFQLELLKPTLLLDEAKIASMLVMYGSARIPEPEKAKALFELAADDKARAIAQRLVDKSKYYDVARELARLASAFPRDEDGNRHFVVCSGGGPSIMEAANRGAADVGAESVGLNIVLPHEQAPNAYVTPSLSMQFHYFALRKMHFLLRARAVAVFPGGFGTFDESFELLTLIQTGKIERMPVLFYGREFWERVVSFEALCEEGVISERDLDLITFVETAEEGWRVVQDFWAAKDAEG; from the coding sequence ATGAACGATACACGAGTACCATCGCGCATGTTCCGCCGGGCGGACGAGGATGCGCAGACCGCCCGCACTGGCAGCCACACCCCGCAGACCGAGCATCCCGCCTATCAGCTGGCGTTCCAGGACCTCGATTTCCTGTTGCGCGAGGATCTGCGGCCGATCCGCTTCCAGCTCGAATTGCTCAAGCCGACCCTGCTGCTCGACGAGGCCAAGATCGCCTCGATGCTGGTGATGTACGGTTCGGCGCGGATCCCCGAGCCCGAAAAGGCCAAGGCGCTGTTCGAGCTCGCCGCCGACGACAAGGCGCGCGCGATCGCGCAGCGGCTGGTCGACAAGTCGAAATATTACGACGTCGCGCGCGAGCTGGCGCGGCTCGCCAGCGCCTTCCCGCGCGATGAAGACGGCAATCGCCATTTCGTGGTGTGCTCGGGCGGCGGGCCTTCGATCATGGAGGCTGCCAATCGCGGCGCCGCCGATGTCGGCGCCGAATCGGTCGGGCTCAACATCGTGCTGCCGCACGAACAGGCGCCCAACGCCTATGTCACCCCGTCGCTGTCGATGCAGTTCCACTATTTCGCGCTGCGCAAGATGCACTTCCTGCTGCGCGCGCGCGCGGTGGCGGTGTTCCCCGGCGGGTTCGGGACGTTCGACGAATCGTTCGAGCTGCTGACGCTGATCCAGACCGGCAAGATCGAGCGGATGCCGGTGCTGTTCTACGGCCGCGAATTCTGGGAGCGCGTCGTGAGCTTCGAGGCGTTGTGCGAGGAGGGCGTGATCTCCGAGCGCGACCTCGACCTCATCACCTTCGTCGAGACGGCGGAGGAGGGCTGGCGCGTGGTGCAGGATTTCTGGGCGGCGAAAGACGCCGAGGGCTGA
- the nudC gene encoding NAD(+) diphosphatase: MTPPGFTGATIDRADRLRGDAEALAAATRDPRARLLVLDGLNPVVERDRLVWRTLADAPAGGELLLLGLIDGTPHFAALAPDAPASGPRPPELFALLGVLPREEMALYAAARSLVDWHVRHRCCAVCGTGTAPIKGGWARSCPECGAQHFPRTDPVVIMLTECRGRVLLARGPGWPAGRYSGLAGFVEPGESIEEAVARETLEEAGVRVRDVRYVASQPWPFPSSLMIACTAVADDDSLTLDRAELEDAFWATRDEVAAAMAGVEGARFVAPPAYAIAHTLLEAWLEGDPRRGAEDAEEVRA, encoded by the coding sequence GTGACTCCACCGGGCTTTACCGGCGCGACGATCGATCGCGCCGATCGATTGAGGGGAGATGCCGAGGCGCTGGCGGCAGCCACGCGCGATCCGCGCGCGCGGCTGCTGGTGCTCGACGGGCTGAATCCGGTGGTCGAACGCGACCGGCTGGTGTGGCGCACGCTCGCCGACGCACCGGCTGGAGGCGAGTTGCTGTTGCTCGGGCTGATCGACGGCACCCCGCATTTCGCCGCGCTCGCGCCCGATGCACCCGCCAGCGGCCCGCGCCCGCCCGAGCTGTTCGCGCTGCTGGGGGTGCTGCCGCGCGAGGAAATGGCGCTCTATGCCGCGGCGCGCAGCCTGGTCGACTGGCATGTCCGCCACCGCTGCTGCGCGGTGTGCGGCACCGGCACCGCGCCGATCAAGGGCGGCTGGGCACGGTCTTGCCCAGAATGCGGCGCACAGCATTTCCCGCGCACCGATCCGGTGGTGATCATGCTCACCGAATGCCGCGGGCGGGTGCTGCTGGCGCGCGGGCCCGGCTGGCCGGCGGGGCGCTATTCGGGGCTCGCGGGGTTCGTCGAGCCTGGCGAATCGATCGAGGAAGCGGTGGCGCGCGAGACGCTCGAGGAAGCAGGCGTGCGGGTGCGCGACGTCCGCTATGTCGCGAGCCAGCCCTGGCCGTTCCCCTCGTCGCTGATGATCGCGTGCACCGCGGTGGCGGACGATGATTCGCTGACGCTCGATCGCGCCGAGCTCGAGGATGCGTTCTGGGCGACGCGCGACGAGGTGGCTGCGGCGATGGCGGGGGTGGAGGGCGCGCGGTTTGTGGCGCCGCCGGCTTATGCGATCGCGCATACGTTGCTCGAGGCTTGGTTGGAGGGGGATCCGCGCAGAGGCGCAGAGGACGCTGAGGAAGTGCGGGCTTAG
- a CDS encoding c-type cytochrome, with protein MDNRTNTIAGWALAGCTAALGLTIASGMIFHGGRPETMGYPIEGVVEEGAAAAAAVPIATLLASADVAAGEKSFSKCASCHSINQGGAAGIGPNLYGVLGQPHGGKPGFPYSDVLKGIAGNWTFDAMNEWLLSPRKYAPGTKMSFAGLSNDQERANVIAYLNAQGSNLPLPAAPAAGAEAGASTDEAATANQTDAAANVATEAPTADMANRSTPAPGAPSQDPAAAEEAAKVK; from the coding sequence ATGGATAATCGCACCAATACGATCGCCGGCTGGGCCCTGGCCGGTTGCACCGCAGCACTCGGGCTGACGATCGCAAGCGGCATGATCTTCCACGGCGGCCGCCCCGAAACGATGGGCTACCCGATCGAGGGCGTCGTCGAAGAAGGCGCGGCGGCTGCGGCAGCCGTGCCGATCGCCACGCTGCTCGCCAGCGCCGACGTCGCCGCGGGTGAGAAGTCGTTCTCGAAATGCGCCTCGTGCCACTCGATCAACCAGGGTGGCGCCGCCGGGATCGGCCCGAACCTGTATGGTGTCCTTGGCCAGCCGCACGGCGGCAAGCCCGGCTTCCCCTATTCGGACGTGCTGAAGGGCATTGCAGGCAATTGGACCTTCGACGCGATGAACGAATGGCTGCTCAGCCCGCGCAAATACGCGCCGGGTACCAAGATGAGCTTCGCGGGCCTGTCGAACGACCAGGAGCGCGCCAACGTGATCGCGTATCTGAACGCGCAAGGCTCGAACCTGCCGCTGCCGGCAGCGCCTGCCGCGGGCGCAGAGGCGGGTGCGAGCACCGACGAAGCCGCGACCGCGAACCAGACCGACGCCGCCGCCAACGTCGCGACCGAAGCGCCGACCGCCGACATGGCGAACCGCTCGACCCCCGCGCCCGGCGCACCGTCGCAGGATCCTGCCGCCGCCGAAGAGGCCGCGAAGGTCAAGTAA
- a CDS encoding cryptochrome/photolyase family protein — MTILIPVLGDQLSDTLSSLQDVDRADAVVLMMEVVDEATYVRHHQRKIALLFAAMRHHAERLRGAGWRVDYVKLDDPQNEGGFSAEVARAVERYSPERIVVTEAGEWRVRAMLESWEDRFDCAVEIRADDRFVASHADFEQWAADKKQLRMEFFYRGMRRKTGLLLDAEGKPEGGAWNYDAENRKPAKKGARPPRPLSFAPDAITREVLALVADRFGDHIGDLEGFDFAVTPEDALAQREHFLTHALASFGDYQDAMVTGEPFLWHAVLSPYINCGLLDPLDLCREVEKRYRVGAVPLNAAEGFIRQIIGWREYVRGIYWREGPEYTERNFLNARRDLPGFYWTGDTDMHCMAQAVRETIDHAYAHHIQRLMITGNFALLIGADPAQVQRWYLEVYADAYEWVEAPNVLGMSQFGDGGLLASKPYASSGAYINRMSDYCGHCRYDVKQRLGDDACPFNALYWDFLARNRGKLGDNQRLGMPYRNWDRMDAETQDALRAQAAGFLARL, encoded by the coding sequence ATGACGATCCTGATCCCGGTGCTGGGCGACCAGCTGTCGGACACACTCTCGTCGCTGCAAGACGTCGACCGCGCCGACGCGGTGGTGCTGATGATGGAGGTGGTCGACGAGGCGACGTATGTCCGGCATCACCAGCGCAAGATCGCGCTGCTTTTTGCGGCGATGCGGCATCATGCCGAGCGGCTGCGCGGCGCGGGGTGGCGCGTCGATTATGTGAAGCTCGACGACCCACAGAATGAGGGCGGCTTTTCGGCCGAAGTCGCGCGCGCGGTCGAGCGGTATTCGCCCGAACGGATCGTCGTCACCGAAGCCGGCGAATGGCGGGTGCGCGCGATGCTCGAGTCATGGGAGGATCGCTTCGATTGCGCGGTCGAAATCCGCGCCGACGATCGCTTCGTCGCCAGCCATGCCGATTTCGAGCAATGGGCGGCGGACAAGAAGCAGTTGCGGATGGAATTCTTCTATCGCGGCATGCGGCGCAAGACCGGGCTGCTGCTCGATGCCGAGGGCAAGCCCGAGGGCGGCGCGTGGAATTACGACGCCGAGAATCGCAAGCCCGCCAAGAAGGGCGCACGCCCGCCGCGGCCGCTGTCGTTCGCGCCCGACGCGATCACCCGCGAGGTGCTGGCGCTGGTGGCGGACCGATTCGGCGATCATATCGGCGATCTCGAGGGGTTCGATTTCGCGGTGACCCCCGAAGACGCGCTGGCGCAGCGCGAGCATTTCCTCACCCACGCGCTGGCGAGCTTCGGCGATTATCAGGACGCGATGGTCACCGGCGAGCCCTTCCTGTGGCACGCGGTGCTGTCGCCCTACATCAATTGCGGGCTGCTCGACCCGCTCGACCTGTGCCGCGAGGTCGAGAAAAGATACCGCGTGGGGGCCGTGCCGCTCAACGCCGCCGAGGGGTTCATCCGCCAGATCATCGGCTGGCGCGAATATGTCCGCGGCATCTATTGGCGCGAGGGGCCGGAATATACCGAGCGCAACTTCCTCAATGCGCGGCGCGACCTGCCGGGCTTCTACTGGACCGGCGACACCGACATGCACTGCATGGCGCAGGCGGTTCGCGAGACGATCGACCATGCCTATGCCCACCATATCCAGCGGCTGATGATCACGGGCAATTTCGCGCTGCTGATCGGCGCCGATCCCGCGCAGGTGCAGCGCTGGTATCTCGAAGTCTATGCCGACGCCTATGAATGGGTCGAGGCACCCAATGTGCTGGGGATGAGCCAGTTCGGCGATGGCGGGCTGCTGGCGTCGAAGCCCTATGCCTCGTCGGGCGCCTATATCAACCGGATGTCCGATTATTGCGGCCATTGCCGCTACGACGTGAAGCAGCGGCTGGGCGACGATGCCTGCCCGTTCAACGCGCTGTATTGGGATTTCCTGGCGCGCAACCGCGGCAAGCTTGGCGACAACCAGCGGCTGGGGATGCCGTATCGCAACTGGGACCGGATGGATGCCGAGACGCAGGATGCGCTCCGGGCGCAGGCGGCGGGGTTTCTGGCAAGGTTGTAG
- a CDS encoding glycoside hydrolase family 130 protein, whose product MLDLFNHELRLHADPSRVVVRPFHIAWQSNGSAPSRTERLVREVLDMSPGEARAQLRAVLKDFEARHWQTRRVFMTRYEEIEALLGLDGANISDEKRQLIGAYFCHEYSYAAAALMNPSAVPHYDQTGMPEGSLRILMSLRAVGEGHISSVAFREGIITADSEFTLAPEPPFATAADTHGDEQAMPEGEVTVFRHRDSTLSGTVIFPITKAQSNGLEDMRLVNFTHEDGSVEWIGTYTAYNGSVIQSELLRTRDFRSFDLVPMTGSAARNKGMGLFPRKVGGEYMMIGRQDGENLFLIKSDTLTDWGEGELLLKPQYPWEFVQIGNCGPPIEIAEGWLLLTHGVGAMRKYSIGAVLLDKDDPSMVIGRTSRPILAAADQDREGYVPNVVYSCGALKHGENLFIPYGVADSSVAFASVPIQSLLDVM is encoded by the coding sequence TTGCTCGATTTGTTTAACCACGAGCTTCGGCTCCATGCCGATCCCTCGCGCGTGGTGGTGCGTCCGTTTCATATCGCCTGGCAATCGAACGGCTCGGCGCCCAGCCGCACCGAGCGGCTGGTGCGCGAAGTGCTCGACATGTCGCCGGGGGAGGCGCGTGCGCAACTGCGCGCGGTGCTCAAGGATTTCGAGGCGCGGCATTGGCAGACGCGCCGCGTCTTCATGACCCGCTATGAGGAGATCGAGGCGCTGCTCGGGCTCGACGGCGCCAATATCTCCGACGAGAAGCGCCAGCTGATCGGCGCCTATTTCTGCCACGAATATAGCTATGCCGCCGCCGCGCTGATGAACCCCAGCGCGGTGCCGCATTACGACCAGACCGGCATGCCCGAGGGATCGCTCCGCATCCTGATGTCGCTGCGCGCGGTGGGCGAAGGCCATATCTCGTCGGTGGCGTTCCGCGAGGGGATCATCACCGCCGACAGTGAATTCACCTTGGCCCCCGAACCTCCTTTCGCCACCGCCGCCGACACCCATGGCGACGAACAGGCGATGCCCGAGGGCGAGGTGACGGTGTTCCGCCACCGCGATTCGACGCTGTCGGGAACGGTGATCTTCCCGATCACCAAGGCGCAGTCGAACGGCCTGGAAGACATGCGGCTGGTCAATTTTACGCATGAGGACGGCAGCGTCGAATGGATCGGCACCTACACCGCGTATAACGGCTCGGTCATCCAGTCCGAACTGCTGCGCACCCGCGATTTCCGCAGCTTCGATCTGGTGCCGATGACGGGCAGCGCCGCGCGCAACAAGGGCATGGGACTGTTCCCGCGCAAGGTGGGCGGCGAATATATGATGATCGGCCGGCAGGACGGCGAAAATCTGTTCCTGATCAAGTCCGACACGCTGACCGATTGGGGCGAAGGCGAATTGCTGCTCAAGCCGCAATATCCCTGGGAGTTCGTCCAGATCGGCAATTGCGGCCCGCCGATCGAGATCGCCGAGGGCTGGCTGCTGCTGACGCATGGAGTCGGCGCGATGCGCAAATATTCGATCGGCGCGGTGCTGCTCGACAAGGACGATCCCTCGATGGTGATCGGCCGGACGTCGCGCCCGATCCTGGCGGCCGCCGACCAGGATCGCGAAGGCTATGTCCCCAACGTCGTCTATTCGTGCGGCGCGCTCAAGCACGGCGAGAATCTGTTCATTCCTTATGGCGTCGCCGATTCCTCGGTGGCGTTCGCCTCGGTGCCGATCCAGTCGTTGCTCGATGTGATGTAG
- a CDS encoding glycosyltransferase family 4 protein has protein sequence MSAPIDVAAARVDHLALIGNFLPRKCGLATYTTHTYQALVDQFPDIQVDVYAMDDHPGRYAYPPEVTSSIPEQDLSAYIDTARAIEASGAKALWVQHEYGIYGGAAGDHLLALLDRISLPVIVTLHTILERPSADERRVMEAILRRASKVIVMAERGREILLRVYGAQPRAIAMIPHGVPDRPLVDPDTLKGRFGWEGREVIFTFGLLAPNKGIETVIEAMPAIVERCPKAHYVVLGATHPNLVAHEGERYRESLATLVGALGMQDHVEFVDAFVEQDELLDYLQAADIYATPYHNPAQITSGALSYAVGVGKPVVSTPYVHATEILADHHGILVDFRDTEAFAREIGELLTDQSRRNRLSQRAYARGRTMIWPRLAEAAMVELEAVIAARPRRLPGMAVEYVALAPDLSAVERMSDATGMLQHSIYSMPDRRHGYCIDDNARALILMCRIDPLSEEQRDKWTAVYGSFVQFAWNPDARRFRNFMNFDRTWCEDQGSEDSNGRALWALGVTASEARAQKHRDWAGALFDQTASIAFDLGSPRAQAFAMLGAAAMVEAHPGHGLATSILNRFGEQLIALCDITRRPEWQWFEIVLAYDNARMPEALIRAGHALGRPEFVQCGIETLEWIVERQTSPSGRFRAVGTESFGRPFADPLPFDQQPLEAQATVDACSAAFVATGDRKWIAEGLKAYRWYLGANDLDLPLATSQDGGCFDGLQPNGLNRNQGAESILALQLANCAISSLSKAAESMADPPRAVA, from the coding sequence ATGTCGGCCCCTATCGACGTGGCAGCTGCGCGGGTCGATCATCTCGCGCTGATCGGCAACTTCCTGCCGCGCAAGTGCGGGCTGGCGACGTATACGACGCACACCTATCAGGCGTTGGTCGATCAGTTTCCCGACATCCAGGTCGACGTCTATGCGATGGACGACCATCCCGGACGCTACGCCTACCCCCCCGAGGTCACGAGCAGCATCCCCGAACAGGATTTGAGCGCCTATATCGATACCGCGCGCGCGATCGAGGCGAGCGGCGCCAAGGCGCTGTGGGTGCAGCACGAATATGGCATCTATGGCGGCGCGGCGGGCGACCATCTGCTCGCATTGCTCGATCGCATCTCGCTGCCGGTCATCGTCACATTGCACACCATCCTCGAGCGCCCGAGCGCCGACGAACGCCGCGTAATGGAGGCGATCCTTCGCCGCGCGAGCAAGGTGATCGTGATGGCCGAGCGCGGTCGCGAGATTCTGCTGCGCGTCTATGGTGCGCAGCCGCGCGCGATCGCGATGATCCCGCATGGCGTTCCCGATCGCCCGCTGGTCGATCCCGATACGCTGAAGGGCCGCTTCGGCTGGGAGGGGCGCGAGGTCATCTTCACCTTCGGCCTGCTTGCCCCCAACAAGGGGATCGAGACGGTCATCGAGGCGATGCCCGCGATCGTCGAGCGCTGCCCCAAGGCACATTATGTCGTGCTCGGCGCGACCCACCCCAATCTGGTGGCGCATGAGGGCGAGCGCTATCGCGAGAGCCTGGCGACCTTGGTCGGCGCGCTCGGCATGCAGGACCATGTCGAGTTCGTCGACGCCTTCGTCGAGCAGGACGAGCTGCTCGATTATCTCCAGGCCGCCGACATCTATGCGACGCCCTACCACAACCCCGCGCAGATCACCTCGGGCGCGCTGTCCTATGCGGTCGGCGTGGGCAAGCCGGTGGTTTCGACGCCCTATGTTCACGCGACCGAGATTCTCGCCGATCATCACGGCATCCTGGTCGATTTCCGCGATACCGAAGCCTTCGCGCGCGAAATCGGCGAACTGCTGACCGACCAGAGCCGCCGCAATCGTTTATCGCAGCGTGCCTATGCGCGCGGCCGCACGATGATCTGGCCGCGACTCGCCGAGGCGGCGATGGTCGAGCTCGAGGCGGTCATCGCTGCGCGCCCGCGCCGCCTGCCCGGCATGGCCGTCGAATATGTCGCGCTCGCCCCCGATCTGTCGGCGGTCGAGCGAATGAGCGATGCGACCGGCATGCTCCAGCATTCGATCTATTCGATGCCCGATCGCCGCCACGGCTATTGCATCGACGACAATGCCCGCGCGCTGATCCTGATGTGCCGGATCGATCCCTTGAGCGAGGAACAGCGCGACAAATGGACGGCGGTCTATGGCTCGTTCGTCCAGTTCGCCTGGAACCCCGACGCGCGGCGCTTCCGCAACTTCATGAACTTCGACCGGACGTGGTGCGAGGATCAGGGGTCCGAGGATTCGAACGGTCGCGCGCTCTGGGCGCTGGGCGTCACCGCGAGCGAGGCGCGCGCGCAGAAGCATCGCGACTGGGCGGGCGCGCTGTTCGACCAGACCGCGAGCATCGCCTTCGACCTTGGCAGCCCGCGCGCGCAGGCGTTCGCGATGCTGGGTGCAGCGGCGATGGTCGAGGCGCATCCGGGGCATGGCCTCGCCACCTCGATCCTCAACCGTTTCGGCGAGCAGCTGATCGCCCTGTGCGACATCACCCGCCGCCCAGAATGGCAATGGTTCGAGATCGTGCTGGCCTATGACAATGCGCGGATGCCCGAGGCGCTGATCCGCGCGGGGCATGCGCTTGGTCGCCCCGAATTCGTCCAATGCGGGATCGAGACGCTCGAATGGATCGTCGAGCGCCAGACCTCGCCCAGCGGGCGTTTTCGCGCGGTGGGCACCGAGAGCTTCGGCCGCCCCTTCGCCGATCCGCTGCCGTTCGACCAGCAGCCGCTCGAGGCGCAGGCGACGGTCGATGCTTGCTCGGCGGCGTTCGTGGCGACGGGTGATCGCAAATGGATCGCCGAGGGGCTCAAGGCCTATCGCTGGTATCTGGGGGCCAACGACCTCGATCTGCCGCTGGCGACCAGCCAGGACGGCGGCTGTTTCGATGGACTCCAGCCCAATGGTTTGAACCGCAATCAGGGCGCCGAATCGATTTTGGCGCTCCAATTGGCCAATTGCGCAATTTCCTCCCTTTCAAAAGCAGCCGAATCCATGGCAGACCCGCCGCGCGCCGTAGCATGA